A stretch of the Polaribacter pacificus genome encodes the following:
- a CDS encoding Crp/Fnr family transcriptional regulator — protein MKNFKFDTPKIITKGTILLRQGEIVKYGYLVQKGCLKSYAIDPAGKKHILQFAPESWMISDLDSFTNQVPSLVYIEAIENSEVLLISKSDFKGIDTLEKDFVVDIAIKFRNNLIASNKRIIGLLSSTAEQRYIDFTVTYPTLVQRLPLKLIAAYIGVTPEYLSDIRRKILKK, from the coding sequence ATGAAAAATTTTAAATTTGACACCCCAAAAATCATTACAAAAGGAACCATACTTTTAAGACAAGGTGAAATCGTAAAGTATGGATATCTAGTTCAGAAAGGCTGCCTTAAGAGCTATGCGATAGATCCTGCCGGTAAAAAACATATTTTGCAATTTGCACCCGAATCATGGATGATTTCTGATCTGGATAGTTTTACCAATCAAGTGCCTTCACTAGTGTATATTGAAGCCATAGAAAACTCTGAAGTTTTATTAATTTCTAAATCTGATTTTAAAGGAATTGACACATTAGAAAAAGATTTTGTGGTCGATATTGCAATTAAGTTTAGAAATAATTTAATCGCCTCAAACAAGCGTATTATTGGCTTATTAAGTTCAACTGCAGAACAACGTTACATCGATTTTACAGTAACCTATCCAACACTTGTCCAAAGACTTCCGTTAAAATTAATTGCGGCCTATATTGGAGTTACCCCTGAGTACTTGAGCGATATAAGACGTAAAATATTGAAAAAATAA